In the Clavelina lepadiformis chromosome 8, kaClaLepa1.1, whole genome shotgun sequence genome, one interval contains:
- the LOC143469693 gene encoding malonyl-[acyl-carrier protein] O-methyltransferase 1-like, protein MLSPGEEKRISNMVRKLSPCLESNRKVYNQYAEGYDAMNVAVGNQLPSFVAKLCLKHLPANIKNNMEQCTVLDFPSCTGYTAKSLRDKGFTGIIDGVDGSVEMIKVAEKKNLYRKITTHLITPDNPIPFGDNCYDVVINGANHTFTPGNVEPESVCEFLRVLRPGGIMLLNGAHLAFTDVESNSKQDLQDVIERLQDEGKCELIEEVDVDIFQSESKFNQFQRTTVYCISKAVK, encoded by the exons ATGTTGTCACCTGGCGAAGAGAAACGCATCAGCAACATGGTGAGAAAATTGTCGCCATGCTTGGAAAGCAATCGCAAAGTTTACAATCAGTACGCAGAAGGCTATGACGCAATGAACGTCGCCGTTGGGAACCAACTGCCCAGCTTTGTGGCAAAACTTTGCTTGAAACATTTACCAGCTAACATCAAAAATAATATGGAGCAATGCACAGTGTTGGATTTTCCTTCAT GCACAGGATATACAGCCAAATCGTTGAGAGATAAAGGTTTCACAGGAATCATAGACGGTGTCGATGGGTCTGTTGAGATGATAAAGGTAGCTGAGAAAAAGAATCTATACAG AAAAATAACTACTCATTTGATCACGCCAGACAATCCTATTCCCTTTGGAGACAATTGCTATGACGTGGTGATAAACGGTGCCAATCACACCTTTACACCAGGAAATGTTGAACCTGAATCTGTTTGT GAATTTTTAAGAGTGCTGAGACCAGGAGGAATTATGCTGTTGAACGGCGCTCATCTTGCATTCACCGATGTGGAGTCAAATTCGAAGCAGGACCTCCAAGATGTCATTGAAAGACTACAAGATGAAGGGAAATGTGAACTCATAGAAGAG GTTGACGTAGACATTTTTCAATCGGAGTCAAAATTTAACCAGTTTCAAAGAACAACCGTTTACTGCATATCTAAGGCGGTGAAATGA